One Saimiri boliviensis isolate mSaiBol1 chromosome 5, mSaiBol1.pri, whole genome shotgun sequence genomic window carries:
- the LOC101031447 gene encoding uncharacterized protein LOC101031447 translates to MRLAKPKAGISRSSSQGKTYENKRETGRQRQKWGVTIRFDSSLSRLRRSLDDEPYKCNECEKSFSQSSTLFQHQKIHTGKKSHKCADRGKSFFQSSNLIQHGRIHTGEKPYKCDECGESFKQSSNLIQHQRIHTGEKPYQCDECGRCFSQSSYLIQHQRTHAGEKPYQCSECGKCFSQSSHLRQHMNVHKEEKLRKTRGKNIRLKTHLSSRKAGTERKSVAGLR, encoded by the coding sequence ATGAGGTTAGCAAAGCCTAAAGCGGGTATTTCCCGGAGCTCAAGCCAAGGAAAGACCTATGAGAACAAGCGCGAAACAGGCCGGCAGCGGCAGAAGTGGGGAGTGACTATTCGATTTGACTCCAGCTTGAGTAGACTTAGAAGAAGCTTGGATGACGAACCCTACAAGTGTAATGAATGTGAAAAGAGTTTCAGTCAGAGTTCAACTCTTTTTCAGCACCAGAAGATCCATACTGGAAAGAAATCCCATAAATGTGCTGATCGTGGGAAAAGTTTTTTTCAGAGTTCTAATCTCATTCAGCATGGACGGATCCATACCGGGGAAAAGCCCTACAAATGTGATGAGTGTGGAGAAAGCTTTAAACAGAGCTCAAATCTCATTCAGCaccagagaattcatactggagaaaaaccgTATCAGTGTGATGAGTGTGGCCGGTGTTTCAGCCAGAGCTCCTACCTTATTCAACATCAGAGAACCCACGCGGGGGAGAAACCCTACCAGTGCAGTGAATGTGGCAAATGTTTCAGTCAGAGCTCTCATCTGAGGCAGCACATGAACGTACATAAAGAAGAGAAGCTTCGTAAAACCAGGGGCAAAAATATCAGGCTGAAGACTCACTTATCCTCTCGGAAAGCTGGTACAGAACGGAAGTCTGTGGCTGGTCTTCGTTAA